The proteins below come from a single Paludibacter jiangxiensis genomic window:
- the deoC gene encoding deoxyribose-phosphate aldolase, producing the protein MRDFNALFKEYTCNLNDDQVKESVSKLLSEKATANATTEVYKTCFNLIDLTSLNTSDSTSSIEAFVDKVNAFPGEFPDMPSVAAICVYPSFAKTVKERLKFPLGIAAVSAGFPSSQTFLEVKIAETAMAVSDGASEIDVVISVGKFLEGNYEELYEELDELKATCRDAHLKVILETGALVSAENIKKASLIAMAAGADFIKTSTGKMSPAATLEAAYVMCGAIKEFYNKTGQKVGFKPAGGISTTEDAVKYYTIVKEVLGDEWLNNKLFRFGASRLANNLLSDIYGKTVSYF; encoded by the coding sequence ATGAGAGATTTTAACGCGTTGTTTAAAGAATATACCTGCAACTTGAACGATGATCAGGTAAAAGAATCAGTATCGAAATTGTTGTCAGAAAAAGCTACAGCAAATGCTACAACAGAAGTGTATAAGACTTGCTTTAATCTGATAGATCTGACATCACTCAATACCTCAGATAGTACTTCTTCTATAGAAGCCTTTGTGGATAAAGTAAATGCGTTTCCCGGCGAATTTCCGGATATGCCTTCTGTGGCTGCAATTTGCGTTTACCCATCGTTTGCAAAGACCGTCAAAGAAAGGTTGAAATTCCCATTGGGTATAGCGGCTGTTTCGGCTGGTTTCCCTTCTTCTCAGACTTTCCTTGAAGTCAAGATTGCAGAAACTGCTATGGCTGTGAGCGATGGCGCTTCTGAAATTGACGTGGTGATTTCGGTTGGTAAATTTCTGGAAGGCAATTATGAAGAATTGTACGAAGAACTGGATGAACTGAAAGCAACTTGTCGTGATGCTCACTTAAAAGTTATTCTGGAAACGGGAGCTTTGGTGTCTGCCGAAAATATTAAGAAAGCATCGTTAATTGCAATGGCAGCCGGAGCTGACTTTATCAAAACGTCGACAGGTAAGATGTCTCCTGCGGCTACCTTGGAAGCTGCTTACGTAATGTGCGGAGCTATTAAAGAATTCTATAATAAGACAGGACAGAAGGTAGGTTTCAAACCGGCAGGAGGTATTTCCACGACTGAAGATGCTGTGAAATACTATACCATTGTAAAAGAGGTTCTTGGTGATGAATGGCTGAATAATAAACTGTTCCGTTTTGGCGCTAGCCGTCTTGCCAACAATTTGCTGTCGGATATTTACGGTAAAACAGTTTCGTATTTCTAA
- a CDS encoding amino acid permease encodes MIKDLFIKKTLAQLDEQADSKHNELRRHLGPVNLTLLGIGCVIGAGIFVLTGTAAALHAGPAIALSFIISAFGCLLAGLCYAEFASMIPVSGSAYTYGYATMGEFIAWIIGWDLILEYLFGSATVAVGWSGYVSSLLADVGLHLPSAICQSPFVFDAEGWHTTGAIINFPAVFIVALMTTLLVIGIKESAKFNNIIVMIKVIVILLFIGFGIAYIDTHNWTPFIPASTGPGEFGWSGILTGAGVVFFAYIGFDAVSTTSQEAINPKRDMPIGILASLIVCTILYIAVSLTLTGIVNYKDLNVPAPIALAIDTAGQGLAWLRPIIKIGAIAGLSSVVLVLLLGQSRVFFSMASDGLLWKSFAKVHPKFKTPYITTIVTGCFAAFFAGLFPIGLLGELVSIGTLLAFVIVCIGIIILRKTEPDAPRAFKTPWVPVIPILGALVCFVQMASLPKDTWYRLFGWMAIGFIIYFTYSRKHSKTRQYRQE; translated from the coding sequence ATGATAAAAGATCTCTTCATTAAAAAGACGTTAGCACAGCTTGACGAACAAGCTGACAGTAAACACAATGAGCTTCGTCGTCATCTGGGTCCTGTCAATCTCACATTATTGGGAATTGGCTGCGTGATTGGAGCCGGAATATTTGTGCTTACCGGTACAGCAGCTGCATTACACGCAGGACCTGCTATTGCCTTATCATTCATCATCTCAGCTTTCGGATGTCTTTTGGCTGGTTTGTGTTATGCCGAATTTGCTTCAATGATTCCCGTTTCCGGCAGTGCATATACCTATGGTTATGCCACCATGGGTGAATTTATCGCCTGGATTATCGGATGGGATTTGATTTTAGAATATCTTTTCGGCTCCGCAACAGTTGCAGTTGGCTGGTCCGGCTATGTAAGCAGTCTTTTAGCCGATGTAGGACTTCATCTTCCCAGTGCGATATGCCAAAGCCCGTTTGTTTTTGATGCAGAAGGATGGCACACCACCGGAGCTATCATAAACTTTCCTGCCGTGTTCATTGTAGCATTAATGACCACCCTATTGGTTATAGGCATCAAAGAATCGGCAAAGTTCAACAACATCATTGTAATGATCAAGGTAATTGTCATTCTGCTCTTTATCGGATTTGGCATAGCATATATAGACACGCACAACTGGACTCCGTTTATTCCTGCAAGCACAGGTCCGGGCGAATTTGGATGGTCTGGTATTTTAACCGGAGCCGGAGTGGTTTTTTTCGCTTATATCGGCTTCGATGCCGTATCGACCACATCACAGGAAGCAATCAACCCGAAACGAGATATGCCTATCGGCATTTTAGCGTCTCTCATAGTGTGTACCATTCTCTACATCGCCGTCAGCCTCACATTGACCGGGATTGTCAACTACAAAGATTTAAATGTACCGGCTCCTATTGCTCTTGCGATAGATACGGCAGGACAAGGTCTTGCATGGCTTCGTCCAATCATCAAAATCGGTGCTATTGCAGGTTTGAGTTCGGTTGTTTTGGTCTTGCTGCTGGGGCAATCAAGAGTATTCTTCTCGATGGCAAGCGACGGGTTACTGTGGAAAAGCTTTGCCAAAGTTCACCCCAAATTCAAAACTCCTTATATAACAACTATTGTCACAGGCTGTTTTGCCGCTTTTTTTGCAGGACTTTTTCCTATTGGGTTGTTAGGAGAACTGGTCTCAATAGGCACGCTCCTTGCTTTTGTAATTGTATGTATCGGGATTATCATACTGCGCAAAACAGAACCGGATGCCCCCCGCGCATTCAAAACTCCATGGGTACCTGTCATTCCAATTTTGGGCGCATTAGTTTGTTTTGTTCAAATGGCATCCTTACCAAAAGACACCTGGTATCGTTTGTTCGGATGGATGGCGATAGGATTTATCATCTATTTCACATACAGCCGTAAACACAGCAAAACAAGGCAATACCGTCAAGAATAA
- the thrS gene encoding threonine--tRNA ligase — translation MINITFPDGSVRQFEKGITGQQLAESISSRLAQEVLAISVNEQIWDLTRPIEADASIKLHKWDDEEGKHAFWHSSAHLMAEALQALYPGIKFGIGPAIENGFYYDVDPGETVIKENDLPAIEAKMIELAAKKEAIVRKDISKGDALQLFNDKGDEYKTELISDLADGTITLYSQGDFTDLCRGPHLPNTGEIKAIKLLSVAGAYWRGDEKRKQLTRIYGITFPKKKMLDEYLVLLEEAKKRDHRKIGKELELFMFSETVGKGLPLWLPRGTALRLRLEDFLKQIQRRFDYQQVITPHIGNKQLYVTSGHYAKYGKDSFQPIHTPEEGEEYLLKPMNCPHHCEVYKFKPRSYKDLPLRFAEFGTVYRYEQSGELHGLTRVRSFTQDDAHLFCRPDQLKDEFLKVMDIIFIIFNALDFKNFEAQISLRDPNNREKYIGSDENWDKAERAIIEACEEKGLKAKVELGEAAFYGPKLDFMVKDAIGRRWQLGTIQVDYNLPERFELEYTGEDNQKHRPVMIHRAPFGSMERFVAVLIEHTAGKFPLWLTPDQVVVLPISEKFNDYARKVAKELFLQDVRVTVDDRNEKIGRKIRDNELKRIPYLLVVGEKEMETGVVAVRKQGEGDKGTMTPEEFAAMINTEVAKMMNVY, via the coding sequence ATGATTAATATCACATTTCCCGACGGTTCGGTTCGCCAGTTTGAAAAAGGCATTACCGGACAACAATTAGCTGAAAGTATCAGCTCTCGTTTGGCTCAAGAGGTGTTGGCCATTAGTGTAAACGAACAAATTTGGGATCTCACCCGTCCTATTGAAGCGGATGCTTCTATTAAATTGCATAAGTGGGATGATGAAGAGGGTAAACACGCTTTCTGGCACTCTTCAGCTCACTTGATGGCAGAAGCTTTGCAGGCTCTTTATCCGGGCATTAAGTTCGGAATAGGTCCGGCTATCGAAAACGGTTTCTACTATGATGTCGATCCGGGTGAAACAGTTATTAAAGAAAATGATCTTCCTGCTATTGAGGCAAAAATGATTGAATTGGCAGCTAAAAAAGAGGCTATCGTTCGTAAAGATATCTCTAAAGGTGATGCCCTTCAACTTTTCAATGACAAAGGAGACGAGTATAAAACAGAACTTATCAGCGACCTAGCTGATGGTACTATCACGTTGTATTCTCAGGGTGATTTTACCGATTTGTGCCGTGGTCCGCACTTGCCAAATACCGGCGAAATTAAAGCTATTAAGTTGCTGAGTGTTGCAGGTGCATACTGGCGTGGAGACGAAAAACGTAAACAGTTGACTCGTATCTACGGTATTACTTTCCCGAAAAAGAAAATGCTGGATGAATATCTGGTTCTTTTGGAAGAAGCTAAAAAACGCGATCACCGTAAAATCGGTAAGGAACTGGAATTATTCATGTTCTCAGAAACAGTAGGAAAAGGGTTGCCTCTTTGGTTACCACGCGGTACAGCTTTGCGTCTTCGTCTGGAAGACTTCCTGAAACAAATCCAACGTCGTTTCGATTACCAACAGGTTATTACTCCGCATATTGGAAACAAACAGCTGTATGTTACTTCTGGTCACTACGCAAAATATGGAAAAGATTCATTCCAACCCATACATACTCCGGAAGAAGGAGAAGAGTATCTGTTGAAGCCGATGAACTGCCCTCACCACTGTGAAGTTTACAAGTTCAAACCGCGTTCTTATAAAGATCTTCCTTTGCGTTTTGCTGAATTCGGTACCGTATATCGCTACGAGCAAAGTGGTGAATTGCATGGTCTTACCCGTGTACGGAGTTTTACTCAGGATGATGCTCACCTTTTCTGCCGTCCCGATCAGTTGAAAGACGAATTTTTGAAAGTAATGGATATTATTTTTATCATTTTCAATGCTTTGGATTTCAAAAACTTTGAGGCTCAGATATCTTTGCGCGATCCGAACAACAGAGAAAAATATATTGGTTCGGACGAAAATTGGGACAAAGCGGAACGTGCTATTATTGAGGCTTGCGAAGAAAAAGGGTTGAAGGCTAAAGTGGAACTTGGTGAAGCTGCGTTCTATGGCCCAAAACTTGACTTTATGGTGAAAGATGCTATCGGTCGTCGTTGGCAGTTAGGAACCATTCAGGTGGATTACAACCTGCCTGAACGTTTTGAACTGGAATATACCGGCGAAGATAACCAAAAGCATCGTCCTGTGATGATACACCGTGCACCGTTCGGCTCAATGGAACGTTTTGTTGCAGTATTAATAGAACATACAGCTGGTAAATTCCCATTGTGGTTGACTCCTGATCAGGTGGTAGTATTGCCAATCAGTGAAAAATTCAACGATTATGCCCGTAAAGTTGCTAAAGAACTCTTCTTGCAGGATGTTCGCGTGACGGTAGATGACCGTAATGAAAAAATAGGACGTAAAATCCGTGATAACGAGTTGAAACGTATCCCTTATTTATTAGTTGTTGGCGAAAAGGAAATGGAAACTGGAGTAGTTGCCGTTCGTAAGCAAGGCGAAGGTGATAAGGGAACAATGACGCCCGAAGAATTTGCAGCAATGATTAATACCGAAGTTGCTAAAATGATGAATGTATATTAA
- a CDS encoding lactonase family protein: MIKKTVSLLLLCASISLVSAQKNNSLPFFIGTYTGEGSEGVYRCWLDTVSGRLSTPEIAARVDNPSYLAVSADNRFLWTVGEKDKTYCLSAFSIDKSMLLNFINSQSGEGSYSCYIAELEAGKWLGAASYGSGLVTFYPLNNDGSIGALATVDKHWGKVIRAHCILPDPKGKYIYSADLGLDKVLVYSIEEGKLMPFAEVNLPKGMGPRHIDFDASGKWMAVANELANKVTIIKRDSAQVFTNVVSHTTMLPSGFTMKTSAADIHFSPDGRFLYASNRGHNSIVIYAFDNASGTLKTLGWATQGINRPRNFVIDPTGKFLLVANQDGNDIVVFKRNNQTGMLSPVNEKVSVSHPVCMKFINIKH, from the coding sequence ATGATCAAAAAGACTGTAAGCTTGTTGTTGTTATGTGCTTCCATCTCATTGGTATCTGCTCAAAAAAATAATTCATTACCATTTTTTATTGGAACATATACGGGCGAGGGGAGCGAAGGAGTATATCGTTGCTGGTTGGATACTGTCTCCGGAAGACTATCCACTCCGGAAATAGCGGCACGTGTTGACAACCCGAGTTATTTAGCAGTTTCTGCCGACAACCGATTCTTGTGGACGGTTGGAGAAAAGGATAAAACCTATTGTTTATCGGCTTTCTCAATAGATAAATCAATGTTGCTGAACTTCATTAACAGCCAAAGTGGCGAAGGAAGTTATAGCTGTTATATCGCCGAACTTGAAGCCGGAAAATGGCTTGGTGCTGCAAGCTATGGAAGTGGATTGGTGACATTTTATCCATTGAATAATGACGGTAGCATTGGAGCATTGGCAACCGTTGATAAACATTGGGGCAAAGTGATCCGTGCACACTGCATTCTGCCTGATCCCAAAGGAAAATATATCTATTCGGCAGATTTAGGGCTTGATAAGGTGTTGGTCTATTCTATTGAGGAAGGCAAACTGATGCCGTTTGCAGAAGTAAATCTTCCCAAAGGAATGGGGCCGCGTCACATAGATTTTGATGCTTCCGGCAAATGGATGGCGGTGGCTAATGAATTAGCAAATAAAGTGACAATTATAAAGAGGGATTCCGCACAAGTTTTCACTAATGTAGTGTCTCATACCACTATGTTACCTTCCGGCTTCACCATGAAAACTTCAGCTGCGGATATTCATTTTTCTCCGGATGGCCGTTTCTTGTACGCTTCTAATCGCGGACACAACAGTATTGTGATTTATGCTTTTGATAACGCTTCAGGAACATTAAAGACTCTTGGGTGGGCAACTCAGGGCATAAATCGACCACGTAATTTTGTCATTGATCCAACCGGCAAGTTTTTACTCGTAGCCAATCAGGATGGCAATGATATTGTTGTTTTCAAAAGAAATAACCAAACGGGTATGTTATCTCCGGTAAATGAAAAAGTATCGGTTTCCCATCCTGTGTGCATGAAATTTATAAACATAAAACATTGA
- a CDS encoding NAD-dependent epimerase/dehydratase family protein, with translation MRVLVTGATGFLGGNLLRMLCDDGHCVRYLSRQGRVARAALDYPQAECFEGDLNDALSLERACKDVDWIFHAAAIVSSLEKDRCQMELVNVEGTKSLFKAACKAGVQRFVHISSVDTIGIEGKSAIANEISLHDFATLRNPYPDTKLAAEKFLLQNKSAHIQIVIVNPGFMIGAYDTHGTSSRIVHEVLKNKGLFAPSGGNSFVDVKDVCRGAILAAEKGRSGERYILAGHNLTYRAFFNKVAVLCHRPKPLAVLPAFITLSAASALEKLALIRGKKPIVTKNDAVFSLLPHYYSSQKAEQELGYVIHPIEPAIADAITWFSTAKK, from the coding sequence ATGCGGGTACTAGTAACTGGAGCAACCGGTTTTCTGGGTGGCAATCTGTTGCGCATGTTGTGCGACGATGGCCATTGTGTTCGCTATTTGAGCCGACAGGGAAGAGTAGCACGGGCTGCTTTAGATTATCCACAGGCAGAGTGCTTTGAAGGTGATCTGAATGATGCATTATCGCTTGAGAGGGCTTGTAAAGATGTCGATTGGATATTTCATGCAGCCGCAATTGTTTCTTCACTTGAAAAAGACCGGTGCCAAATGGAGCTGGTGAACGTGGAGGGAACCAAATCTTTGTTTAAAGCCGCATGTAAAGCGGGGGTGCAGCGTTTTGTCCATATCAGTTCGGTAGATACAATTGGGATTGAAGGGAAAAGTGCAATTGCGAACGAGATTAGTTTGCATGATTTTGCAACTCTTCGCAACCCATATCCGGATACAAAATTAGCAGCAGAAAAATTTTTACTTCAAAATAAAAGTGCTCATATACAGATTGTTATAGTGAATCCCGGCTTTATGATCGGGGCATACGATACTCATGGGACGTCGTCGCGAATAGTGCACGAGGTATTAAAAAACAAAGGTCTATTCGCGCCGTCGGGAGGTAACAGCTTTGTTGATGTGAAAGATGTGTGTCGGGGGGCAATTTTGGCGGCCGAAAAGGGACGTAGCGGAGAACGCTATATTTTGGCTGGTCATAATCTTACGTATCGGGCGTTTTTCAACAAGGTGGCGGTTCTGTGTCATCGTCCAAAACCACTGGCAGTGCTGCCAGCATTTATAACATTGTCGGCTGCATCCGCCCTGGAAAAGCTGGCGTTGATACGGGGTAAAAAGCCCATAGTAACTAAGAATGATGCTGTTTTTAGTTTGTTACCACACTATTATAGCTCGCAAAAAGCAGAACAGGAATTAGGCTATGTGATTCATCCTATCGAACCTGCAATTGCTGACGCTATCACGTGGTTCAGCACCGCAAAAAAATAA
- the porZ gene encoding type IX secretion system anionic LPS delivery protein PorZ gives MKKLSGDTFKIIALLCIVLVSNVIANSQTEMGKWCAYFAYNATNQLALTPQKVFAISSGALFSVNKADQSIEEYSKITGLSDNGINAIAYDKSHNQLLIVYSDANIDLYSEYGIANIPEFHDKLTSIDKTLNSISFNGDYAYLSCKFGILVVNLVKKEIADNYVIGSNGSNVSVLATAVFGGKIYALTASGLMQANAVDHNLANYQAWSNVSTIPTGTNNNLIAFSNALWLLQNGVVYKSVDGAVWDAVGSFSGIARMQTEGTKLYFISDATSTIYVYDENLTLSTLENLAPQMITYDPTLKKYWYVNGDSDGIVEADAAGVAANKFKPAGPFDNNAWKMTFAGDKLFVVPGGGWASQYKHPASVMMFENNEWSYISGTSIAAQTNVPTLPVYDFISIAVDPKDNTHFFTSSYGMGLYEFKDNKFYKWYNSKNNGIESIFPGQSLELYYQRLDGLAFDKAGNLWFTNSLVSNSIKYLTPAGIVKSYPFELISNKTNVQGILVDNLNSNRKWGNIARINQGVFVFDDNGTLDDTSDDKKAFYTSFFDQDGNAFASDYYRCLVQDKNNKIWIGTGKGPIVISNPDKAFSPNFTISRIKIPRNDGTNNADYLLGTEQVTSIVVDGANRKWIGTVTSGLYLVSEDGTATIAHFTAANSPLLSDNIISLELNQATGELFIGTDQGLISYQTDANKGSSVFDTMYAYPNPVRETYEGLITITGLITGSVVKITDVAGNLVYETTSNGGIATWNGKRAGGKRVSTGVYLVLAVSPDGSQSGMTKILVIQ, from the coding sequence ATGAAAAAATTATCCGGAGATACCTTTAAAATTATTGCACTCTTATGTATTGTGCTGGTAAGTAATGTTATAGCCAATTCTCAAACAGAGATGGGGAAGTGGTGTGCTTACTTTGCGTATAATGCGACCAATCAACTGGCATTGACTCCACAAAAAGTTTTTGCCATTAGTTCCGGTGCCCTCTTTTCTGTTAATAAAGCAGATCAAAGTATTGAAGAGTATTCCAAAATTACAGGTCTTAGCGATAATGGGATCAATGCGATAGCGTATGATAAATCGCATAACCAACTTCTGATTGTTTATTCGGATGCCAATATTGATCTGTATTCCGAATATGGCATTGCCAATATTCCCGAATTCCATGATAAACTGACTTCTATCGATAAAACACTGAATAGCATATCTTTCAATGGGGATTATGCATATCTTTCGTGTAAATTTGGAATTTTGGTAGTCAATTTAGTGAAAAAGGAGATTGCAGATAATTATGTCATAGGTTCAAATGGAAGTAATGTCTCTGTGTTGGCCACTGCTGTATTTGGCGGCAAGATCTATGCACTCACAGCTTCCGGACTAATGCAGGCCAATGCTGTCGATCATAATCTTGCAAATTATCAGGCCTGGAGTAATGTATCAACAATTCCTACGGGTACCAACAATAATCTGATAGCGTTTTCAAATGCATTATGGTTGCTGCAAAACGGGGTTGTATACAAGTCCGTAGATGGGGCTGTCTGGGACGCTGTAGGTTCTTTTTCCGGTATTGCTCGAATGCAGACAGAGGGTACAAAGCTTTATTTTATTTCGGATGCGACATCAACTATTTACGTGTACGATGAGAATCTTACTTTATCCACACTGGAAAATCTTGCCCCTCAAATGATTACGTATGATCCGACCTTAAAAAAATATTGGTATGTAAATGGAGATTCGGACGGTATTGTGGAAGCGGATGCGGCAGGCGTGGCTGCTAATAAATTCAAACCGGCCGGGCCTTTTGATAATAATGCATGGAAAATGACATTTGCGGGAGATAAATTGTTTGTTGTCCCTGGTGGTGGATGGGCATCACAATATAAGCATCCGGCATCAGTAATGATGTTCGAAAATAACGAATGGAGCTATATTTCAGGAACTTCGATTGCGGCTCAAACAAATGTGCCGACCTTGCCGGTGTATGATTTTATTTCGATAGCAGTAGATCCAAAAGACAATACCCATTTCTTTACATCTTCCTACGGAATGGGATTGTATGAATTCAAGGATAATAAGTTTTATAAATGGTACAATAGTAAGAACAATGGTATAGAATCAATTTTCCCGGGACAAAGCCTGGAATTGTATTATCAGCGTTTGGACGGCCTTGCTTTTGATAAAGCCGGGAATCTTTGGTTTACTAATTCTCTTGTGAGCAATAGCATTAAATATCTGACACCAGCGGGGATCGTAAAATCATATCCGTTTGAGCTTATTTCGAACAAAACAAATGTGCAGGGAATATTGGTTGATAACCTGAATTCAAACCGGAAATGGGGTAATATTGCCCGAATCAACCAGGGCGTTTTTGTTTTCGACGATAATGGCACGTTGGATGATACTTCAGATGATAAGAAAGCATTTTATACCTCTTTCTTTGATCAGGATGGCAACGCTTTTGCTTCGGATTACTACAGGTGTCTTGTACAGGATAAAAACAATAAGATATGGATTGGAACAGGCAAGGGGCCCATTGTGATTTCCAATCCTGATAAAGCTTTTTCTCCCAATTTTACTATTTCCCGCATTAAGATTCCAAGGAATGACGGGACAAATAATGCCGATTATCTGCTGGGTACAGAGCAGGTAACTTCTATTGTAGTTGATGGTGCAAACCGCAAATGGATTGGAACTGTGACGTCGGGTCTTTATTTAGTTTCGGAAGATGGAACGGCGACTATTGCTCATTTTACGGCTGCCAATAGTCCGCTTTTGTCTGATAATATAATTTCGTTAGAATTAAATCAAGCAACCGGAGAATTGTTTATAGGCACAGATCAGGGATTGATATCATATCAGACGGACGCCAATAAAGGTAGTTCTGTATTTGATACGATGTATGCATATCCGAATCCTGTAAGAGAAACGTATGAAGGTTTGATTACGATTACCGGATTGATTACCGGATCTGTTGTTAAAATAACAGATGTTGCGGGTAATCTTGTTTATGAGACTACTTCGAATGGAGGAATAGCTACCTGGAACGGAAAACGTGCAGGTGGTAAACGAGTAAGTACAGGTGTATACCTTGTTTTGGCAGTCTCTCCGGATGGAAGTCAGTCGGGGATGACGAAAATATTGGTTATTCAATAA
- a CDS encoding ABC transporter ATP-binding protein produces the protein MIQLHQITKSFGSLQVLKGVDLHVSKGEIVSIVGPSGAGKTTLLQIVGTLDRPDDGSVVIDGTDVFSLKQRELSLFRNQHIGFVFQFHQLLPEFSALENVMLPALIAKKNFRKTENEAKELLDFLGLNDRLTHKPNELSGGEKQRVAVARALMNHPSVILADEPSGSLDSKNREELHRLFFDVRNQFNLTIVIVTHDKELSALSDRIITMKDGLVHDS, from the coding sequence ATGATTCAGTTGCATCAGATTACAAAGAGTTTTGGTTCCCTGCAAGTATTAAAAGGGGTTGACCTGCATGTCAGTAAAGGCGAAATTGTTTCGATTGTAGGGCCAAGTGGAGCAGGAAAAACTACGTTGTTGCAGATTGTAGGAACGCTCGATCGGCCTGATGACGGATCCGTTGTAATTGATGGAACGGATGTCTTTTCGTTGAAACAAAGGGAATTGTCTCTTTTTCGAAATCAACATATAGGCTTCGTTTTTCAGTTTCATCAGCTTTTGCCTGAGTTTTCAGCATTGGAAAATGTAATGCTTCCAGCGCTGATTGCCAAAAAGAACTTCCGGAAAACTGAGAATGAGGCAAAAGAACTTCTCGATTTCCTAGGATTGAACGATCGGCTTACTCATAAGCCAAATGAGCTTTCCGGAGGTGAAAAACAGCGCGTTGCCGTAGCCAGAGCGCTGATGAACCATCCGTCGGTAATTCTGGCCGATGAACCATCGGGAAGCTTGGATTCAAAGAACAGAGAAGAGCTGCATCGTCTCTTTTTTGACGTCCGCAATCAGTTCAACCTCACTATTGTCATTGTGACTCACGACAAAGAACTATCCGCACTTTCAGACCGTATTATTACAATGAAAGACGGTCTGGTTCACGATTCCTGA
- a CDS encoding diacylglycerol/lipid kinase family protein, whose amino-acid sequence MKKIAFIINPKSGTGRKTKYPDLIHKYFSEALFEVDIHFTEYANDGFLRAKEYVAEGYDAVVAIGGDGTVNEIARAVMNSNTALGIVPCGSGNGLALHLKLPLQASAALRRISKMRVNNIDAGLLNNQPFFCTAGIGYDAYIANRFAEAGKRGPVVYMGEVIFQYFDYKSQTYKLTFDNNPPIERTAFLVTFANASQWGNNASIAPKASVTDGFMDVVVMSEFPIYVAPKISLRLFTKQLDKTRYVEVFKCKKLLVERPKEDYVHYDGEPGMMGEHLEVEIVPKVLKVLV is encoded by the coding sequence ATGAAAAAAATCGCATTTATTATAAATCCCAAGTCGGGTACAGGTAGGAAAACAAAGTATCCGGATCTGATTCATAAGTATTTTTCAGAAGCTCTTTTTGAAGTGGACATACATTTCACCGAATATGCCAATGATGGTTTTTTGAGGGCAAAAGAATATGTTGCTGAAGGATATGACGCCGTTGTTGCTATTGGAGGTGATGGTACGGTAAATGAAATCGCACGTGCAGTGATGAATTCCAATACAGCATTAGGAATCGTTCCCTGCGGTTCAGGTAACGGGTTGGCTTTACACCTGAAATTGCCTTTGCAGGCGTCTGCCGCATTGAGGAGAATCAGTAAAATGCGTGTGAATAACATTGATGCAGGGTTGCTCAATAATCAACCATTCTTTTGTACTGCCGGCATCGGCTATGACGCTTATATTGCCAATCGTTTTGCAGAAGCTGGAAAACGTGGTCCTGTGGTGTACATGGGTGAAGTAATTTTTCAATATTTCGACTATAAATCACAGACTTATAAGCTTACTTTTGACAATAATCCTCCCATTGAGAGAACCGCTTTTTTGGTGACTTTTGCAAATGCATCGCAATGGGGTAATAATGCCTCGATTGCCCCGAAAGCATCAGTAACAGACGGCTTTATGGACGTTGTGGTGATGTCGGAATTTCCTATATATGTTGCGCCAAAAATCAGTTTGCGATTATTTACCAAGCAGCTGGATAAAACCCGGTATGTAGAGGTTTTTAAGTGCAAAAAGCTGTTGGTTGAACGTCCAAAAGAAGATTATGTGCACTATGATGGAGAACCGGGCATGATGGGAGAACATCTGGAGGTGGAAATTGTACCGAAAGTATTAAAAGTTTTGGTTTAA